From a single Brassica rapa cultivar Chiifu-401-42 chromosome A01, CAAS_Brap_v3.01, whole genome shotgun sequence genomic region:
- the LOC117125818 gene encoding geranylgeranyl pyrophosphate synthase 11, chloroplastic-like, with protein MATVHLISSSLFIQSKGRRYNSISSIKSLQKRTVLSHSSALISQGGDMIPPEGKGSDLNSPFDFKSYMMRKAESVNTALHVSVPLLKPITIQEPVRYSLLAGGKRVRPLLCIAACELVGGDEATAMSAACAVEMIHVSSLIHDDQCRPCHKAAKACALGHTY; from the coding sequence ATGGCTACTGTTCATCTAATCTCATCCTCCCTCTTCATCCAATCCAAAGGAAGAAGATACAACTCCATATCCTCCATCAAGAGTCTCCAAAAACGCACAGTTTTGTCTCACTCGTCTGCTCTCATCTCACAAGGCGGAGACATGATTCCACCAGAAGGAAAAGGCAGTGATCTCAACTCCCCCTTTGACTTCAAGTCCTATATGATGCGTAAAGCCGAATCTGTAAACACAGCTCTCCACGTTTCCGTACCACTTCTGAAACCCATCACGATCCAAGAGCCGGTGCGGTACTCACTGCTAGCGGGTGGAAAACGTGTGAGGCCTCTGCTCTGCATTGCTGCATGCGAGCTCGTGGGTGGCGACGAGGCTACAGCCATGTCAGCCGCTTGTGCAGTGGAGATGATCCATGTGAGCTCTCTTATTCATGACGACCAGTGCCGTCCCTGCCATAAGGCAGCTAAAGCTTGTGCTTTAGGCCACACATATTAA